Proteins from one Telopea speciosissima isolate NSW1024214 ecotype Mountain lineage chromosome 1, Tspe_v1, whole genome shotgun sequence genomic window:
- the LOC122669324 gene encoding CDP-diacylglycerol--glycerol-3-phosphate 3-phosphatidyltransferase 2-like gives MAALVKVSTVTSICGKKPHLMNKWVRRISSNNGNGNSNSSGGRITESAMMDVGVMTRAKGSVALGSSSGDKGERFSVGWSEGWRRLSCARFGASLPNVYLRRNLGKKALSSASSGSTGGSVPDVGSENKDDRPDKERLPSLQLNHDHHAFHQQQQLQSPRLLTLPTILTLARVAAVPLLVCTFYTNGSWGTTATTGIFIAAAITDWLDGYIARKMGLGTVFGAFLDPVADKLMVAATLVLLCTRPLEVAMFGEVPWLLPIPSIAIIGREITMSAVREWAASQNSKVLEAVAVNNLGKWKTATQMTALTALLAARDSSLTGSEILVASGVILLYISAGLAVWSLAVYMRKIWRMLLK, from the exons ATGGCAGCACTTGTTAAAGTGAGCACGGTAACTTCAATTTGTGGCAAGAAGCCGCACCTGATGAATAAATGGGTGCGCAGGATAAGCAGTAACAATGGAAATGGCAATAGCAATAGTAGTGGCGGCAGGATTACTGAGAGTGCGATGATGGATGTTGGGGTGATGACGAGAGCGAAGGGATCGGTGGCCCTCGGTAGTAGTAGCGGTGATAAAGGAGAGCGATTTTCGGTGGGATGGAGTGAGGGCTGGAGGCGACTTTCCTGCGCACGTTTTGGTGCTTCATTACCTAATGTGTACTTGCGTAGAAATTTGGGTAAAAAAGCTTtatcttctgcttcttctggaTCGACTGGAGGCTCTGTTCCCGATGTGGGTTCTGAAAATAAGGACGATAGGCCTGACAAGGAACGGTTGCCATCGTTGCAATTGAACCACGACCACCACGCAtttcatcaacaacaacaactgcAGTCTCCCAGATTGCTTACATTGCCTACAATTTTAACGCTTGCTCGCGTTGCCGCCGTCCCGCTCCTCGTTTGCA CATTTTACACGAATGGTTCATGGggaacaacagcaacaacaggtATTTTCATTGCTGCTGCAATTACAGATTGGCTTGATGGGTACATTGCTCGAAAG ATGGGATTAGGAACGGTATTTGGTGCATTTTTGGACCCTGTAGCCGATAAG CTTATGGTTGCTGCAACCTTGGTGTTATTGTGTACCAGACCATTGGAAGTTGCTATGTTTGGAGAAGTACCATGGCTACTGCCTATACCTTCAATTGCCATAATTGGTAGAGAG ATAACAATGTCAGCAGTAAGGGAATGGGCTGCTTCACAAAATAGCAAAGTTCTTGAG GCTGTTGCTGTAAATAATCTTGGGAAGTGGAAAACAGCTACACAAATGACTGCATTGACTGCGCTATTGGCTGCACGAGACAGCAG TCTAACAGGGTCAGAAATTCTAGTTGCCTCTGGTGTTATTTTACTTTACATCTCAGCCGGTCTTGCCGTGTGGTCATTGGCCGTGTACATGAGGAAGATATGGAGAATGTTGCTGAAGTAG
- the LOC122669342 gene encoding E3 ubiquitin-protein ligase SGR9, amyloplastic-like has protein sequence MINIIDAFSMDEKKEKDPSEIIMAAIYSLNTHQFSDLMNSVSSEFRRHDHHLCSLLRSSTRFPLTLLHLQTISLHHKALLIARYLLSTLTHLTHFLETSPSSSSSLKLNLRDLDAALLLMLLCEVHQQAPQALQGSPAEWHIVLNDYVVRSRLLTLAGLGVSSSAVLTPYVDLTIKCRRFLDAVGCGDEMVREVAASVAAVVVLPSVEIGGCGGVECVICREEIREGREMCGLPCEHLFHWMCVVPWLKKRNTCPCCRFQLPTDDVFGEIQRLWGILITKNGMNSVKI, from the coding sequence aTGATTAACATCATAGATGCATTCTCCATggacgagaagaaagagaaggatccCAGCGAGATAATCATGGCAGCAATCTACTCCCTCAACACCCACCAATTCTCCGATCTGATGAACTCTGTCTCGTCGGAGTTCCGACGTCATGACCACCACCTCTGTTCCCTTCTCCGCTCCTCCACGCGCTTCCCACTAActctcctccacctccaaacCATTTCCCTTCACCACAAAGCCCTCTTAATAGCTCGTTATCTCCTATCCACCCTCACACACCTCACACACTTCTTGGAAACCtccccttcctcctcctcctccctcaAATTGAACTTGAGAGACCTCGACGCTGCCTTGCTTCTCATGCTGCTCTGCGAAGTTCATCAGCAGGCACCCCAAGCTTTACAGGGTTCTCCAGCCGAATGGCACATAGTTCTCAACGACTACGTAGTGCGTAGTCGCTTGTTGACGTTGGCCGGTCTTGGAGTGTCTAGTAGTGCTGTCTTGACTCCGTATGTCGATTTAACGATAAAGTGCCGGAGGTTTCTTGATGCAGTAGGTTGTGGTGATGAGATGGTGAGGGAGGTGGCGGCGTCGGTGGCAGCGGTGGTGGTGTTGCCGTCAGTGGAGAtaggtggttgtggtggtgtgGAGTGTGTCATATGCAGGGAAGAGATTAGGGAAGGGAGGGAGATGTGTGGATTGCCATGTGAACACTTGTTTCATTGGATGTGTGTGGTGCCATGGCTGAAGAAGAGGAACACTTGTCCTTGCTGCCGCTTTCAGCTTCCCACCGACGATGTCTTCGGTGAGATTCAGAGGTTGTGGGGGATTCTCATCACCAAAAATGGAATGAACTCTGTGAAGATATAG